In a genomic window of Pontibacter liquoris:
- a CDS encoding GH92 family glycosyl hydrolase, translating to MKKKYLVLLLFAPALALAQTKPAADYIKYVNPLIGTAKMGHTYPGATVPFGMVQLSPDTDTIPYAVNGKYNPDVYKYCAGYQYSDKTIVGFSHTHFSGTGHSDLGDFLVMPTTGKLQLNPGTADKPASGYRSAFSHKNELAEPAYYKVKLDDHAITAEMTATTRVGMHQYTFPKSDSAHIILDLMHGLYNYDEKNVWTFVRVENDTLITGYRQTNGWARTRTVYFAMSFSKPFYQYGNKDYAEAQPYKGFWRKFDQTKNFPEFAGKKLRAYFDFKTTEGEKIKIKFALSPVSTAGALANMKAEIPGWDFEKVKQQSQALWNKELQKVAVKATRKDDLVNFYTALYHTFLGPTTFMDTDGSYRGLDQNNHKAEGFTNYTTFSLWDTYRALHPLFNIVQPKRNADMVQSMLAHYNQSAEHMLPVWSHYGNENWCMIGYHSVPVIADAVLKGNTGFDAEKALEACVATARTGYYDGLDYYMQLGYVPEDKNSSSVSKTLEYAYDDWCIAQMAKKLNKPAIYDEFMKRAQNYKNVYDAKSGFTRPRLSDGSWKKEFDPLDTHGQGFIEGNSWNYSLYVPHDPIALIGMMGGKERFATHLDSLFTMHLPDKYFAQTEDISRDGIIGNYVHGNEPSHHVAYLYNWADQPWKTQERVRMILKAMYKPTVDGLGGNDDCGQMSAWYIFSTLGFYPVAPGSTQYALGSPAVTEATLHLENGKTFTIGTRHQSDKNVYVQKMVLNGQPLNRNYLTHDDIMNGGTITFYMGAKPNKKQPAVMP from the coding sequence ATGAAAAAGAAGTATCTCGTTCTTCTCCTTTTTGCCCCGGCACTGGCACTTGCCCAGACCAAACCTGCCGCGGATTATATAAAGTATGTGAACCCGCTGATCGGCACGGCCAAAATGGGGCATACTTACCCGGGAGCCACAGTGCCTTTTGGCATGGTGCAGCTTAGCCCCGATACCGACACGATCCCCTACGCGGTGAATGGCAAGTATAACCCCGACGTGTACAAGTACTGCGCTGGCTACCAGTATAGCGATAAAACCATTGTGGGCTTTAGCCATACGCATTTCAGCGGCACCGGCCATTCCGATCTGGGCGATTTCCTGGTGATGCCGACTACCGGTAAACTGCAGCTGAACCCCGGCACGGCCGACAAACCGGCCAGTGGCTACCGTTCGGCTTTCTCGCATAAGAACGAATTGGCCGAACCCGCCTATTACAAGGTGAAGCTCGACGACCACGCCATCACCGCCGAAATGACGGCCACCACCCGCGTGGGCATGCACCAGTATACATTCCCCAAATCTGATTCGGCGCACATCATCCTGGATTTGATGCATGGCCTCTATAACTACGACGAAAAGAACGTGTGGACGTTTGTACGCGTGGAGAACGATACGCTTATTACGGGCTACCGGCAAACGAACGGCTGGGCCCGAACCCGTACGGTATACTTTGCCATGTCGTTCAGCAAGCCTTTTTACCAGTATGGCAACAAAGACTACGCAGAGGCACAACCCTACAAAGGCTTCTGGCGCAAGTTCGACCAGACCAAGAACTTCCCGGAGTTTGCCGGTAAAAAACTGCGCGCCTACTTCGATTTTAAAACCACGGAAGGAGAGAAGATCAAGATCAAGTTTGCTTTGTCGCCGGTGAGCACGGCCGGAGCCCTGGCCAACATGAAAGCCGAAATTCCGGGGTGGGATTTTGAGAAGGTAAAACAACAGAGCCAGGCCCTGTGGAACAAAGAGTTGCAGAAAGTGGCCGTGAAAGCCACGCGCAAAGACGACCTGGTGAACTTCTATACCGCCCTGTATCATACCTTCCTGGGGCCTACCACCTTTATGGACACCGATGGCAGCTACCGTGGCCTGGATCAGAACAATCACAAAGCGGAGGGCTTTACCAACTATACGACCTTCTCGCTCTGGGATACGTACCGCGCCCTTCACCCGCTCTTCAATATTGTGCAGCCCAAACGCAATGCCGATATGGTGCAGAGTATGCTGGCCCATTACAACCAGAGTGCCGAGCACATGCTGCCGGTATGGTCGCATTACGGGAATGAGAACTGGTGCATGATCGGCTACCACAGCGTGCCCGTGATAGCTGATGCGGTGCTGAAAGGCAACACCGGCTTTGATGCGGAAAAAGCACTGGAAGCCTGCGTGGCCACCGCCCGCACAGGTTACTACGACGGGCTGGATTACTACATGCAGCTGGGCTACGTGCCCGAAGACAAGAACAGCTCCTCGGTCTCTAAAACGCTGGAGTATGCTTACGACGATTGGTGCATTGCCCAGATGGCTAAAAAACTAAACAAGCCTGCTATTTATGACGAATTTATGAAGCGGGCGCAGAACTACAAAAATGTGTACGATGCAAAAAGCGGTTTTACAAGGCCCCGGCTGAGCGATGGCTCCTGGAAAAAGGAGTTTGACCCGCTCGATACGCACGGGCAGGGCTTTATTGAAGGAAATTCCTGGAACTACAGCCTGTATGTGCCGCACGACCCGATAGCCCTGATCGGGATGATGGGCGGCAAGGAACGCTTCGCCACGCACCTGGACTCGCTCTTTACCATGCACCTGCCCGATAAGTACTTTGCGCAAACCGAAGACATCTCGCGTGACGGCATTATTGGCAACTATGTGCACGGCAACGAACCCTCGCACCACGTAGCCTACCTGTATAACTGGGCCGATCAGCCCTGGAAAACGCAGGAGCGCGTGCGCATGATCCTTAAAGCCATGTATAAACCCACAGTGGATGGCCTGGGCGGCAACGACGATTGTGGCCAGATGAGTGCTTGGTATATTTTCAGCACGCTCGGGTTTTACCCGGTTGCGCCCGGTTCCACACAGTATGCCCTGGGCAGCCCGGCTGTAACGGAAGCCACCCTCCACCTGGAGAACGGCAAAACCTTTACCATCGGCACCCGGCACCAGAGCGACAAAAATGTGTATGTGCAGAAAATGGTTTTGAACGGGCAACCACTGAACCGTAACTACCTGACCCACGACGATATAATGAACGGCGGTACGATTACTTTTTACATGGGGGCAAAGCCAAATAAAAAGCAGCCGGCCGTCATGCCGTAA
- a CDS encoding nucleoside deaminase encodes MNTTDEFLQAAIDEARKGYNEGGIPIGSVLVHEGRILGRGHNKRVQEGSVVLHGEMDALENAGRQPASVYRQCTLYTTLSPCPMCSGTILLYGIPKVVIGENRTFMGEEELLRSRGVEVLVADNAACYELMQQFIQEQPALWNEAIGV; translated from the coding sequence ATGAACACAACAGACGAGTTTTTACAGGCAGCTATAGACGAAGCCCGCAAAGGGTATAACGAAGGCGGTATCCCGATTGGCTCCGTGCTGGTGCACGAAGGGCGCATATTGGGCCGGGGCCATAACAAACGGGTGCAGGAGGGCAGCGTGGTGCTGCATGGTGAAATGGATGCCCTCGAAAATGCCGGCCGCCAGCCAGCGTCGGTTTACAGGCAATGCACTTTGTATACGACCCTGTCACCCTGCCCCATGTGTTCTGGCACTATTCTGCTCTATGGCATTCCGAAAGTGGTGATCGGGGAGAACAGGACCTTTATGGGAGAAGAAGAGCTGCTGCGATCCCGTGGCGTGGAAGTACTGGTAGCCGATAACGCGGCATGTTACGAGCTGATGCAGCAGTTCATACAGGAGCAGCCCGCGCTCTGGAACGAAGCTATCGGCGTGTAG
- a CDS encoding protein disulfide isomerase family protein, which yields MPVVDKMTDDDLRSIIYKYDHVIVKFVDAQCPICKELEPTYRKLAESPAYKDVRFLRMQASENPVSSRQVRLTGTPFIATYYKGLLQACGLVKTAGELEEMLQDLVLLPLT from the coding sequence ATGCCCGTAGTTGATAAAATGACAGATGATGACTTACGGTCGATCATCTATAAGTATGATCATGTGATCGTAAAATTTGTGGATGCCCAATGCCCCATCTGCAAAGAACTTGAACCTACTTACCGAAAGCTTGCCGAGTCACCGGCTTATAAGGATGTCAGGTTTCTGCGCATGCAAGCCTCCGAAAATCCGGTGTCGAGCAGGCAAGTGAGATTAACGGGCACCCCTTTTATTGCTACTTACTACAAAGGCTTACTGCAGGCCTGCGGGCTCGTTAAAACCGCAGGCGAGCTGGAAGAGATGCTGCAGGACCTGGTGCTTTTGCCCCTGACCTAA
- a CDS encoding DUF1905 domain-containing protein yields MSCFSYTYLSIRNLDTMPPATAALQFTTHIYRLEHLLGVHYLLIPQEIVAQLGGKLKLRLLCTVNDTLTFQCGLVALGNGDAYISLNNKRLRQLHLTNGDKVQVALEKDESRYGVEMPEELEELLSQDEAGMQRFQQLSPGKQRYIIQYVGAVKNSQLRIDRALLLIGNLKQLPVGKESFRAMLGLPARS; encoded by the coding sequence TTGAGTTGTTTTAGTTATACTTACCTCTCCATCCGAAACCTCGATACCATGCCTCCTGCTACAGCCGCCCTGCAGTTTACAACCCACATCTACCGCCTCGAGCATCTGCTTGGGGTGCATTACCTGCTGATCCCGCAGGAAATTGTAGCGCAGTTGGGAGGTAAATTAAAGCTCCGGCTTCTGTGCACGGTCAATGACACGTTAACGTTTCAGTGCGGGTTGGTGGCCCTGGGCAATGGCGATGCTTATATCAGCCTTAACAACAAACGCCTCCGGCAACTGCACCTAACTAACGGCGATAAGGTACAGGTGGCACTGGAGAAAGATGAAAGCAGGTATGGCGTGGAGATGCCCGAAGAACTGGAGGAGCTTTTAAGCCAGGACGAGGCAGGCATGCAGCGCTTTCAGCAGCTCTCCCCGGGTAAGCAACGTTATATTATCCAGTATGTGGGCGCTGTAAAAAACAGCCAGCTGCGCATTGATCGGGCCCTACTTCTGATCGGAAACCTGAAACAGCTGCCGGTAGGCAAAGAGTCGTTCCGGGCAATGTTGGGCCTGCCCGCCAGAAGTTAG
- a CDS encoding cation diffusion facilitator family transporter translates to MAASKVPIYTALIANLAIAITKFVAASVTGSSAMISEGIHSLVDSCNEVLLLFGISRSQKPADKKRPFGYGKEQYFWAFIVSLLIFAVGGGISLYEGIVHILDPEVIERPLWNYVVLGIAIVFDGISFITAIREFNRQRGELPFWKAVKRSKDPSTFVVLFEDAADVIGLCIAFLGVFLGHELQNPYFDGAASIMIGLLLIAVSALLARESRSLLMGESAGKDELDEVMALARADKAVLDVVDAPSMYLAPEEIVVVLTIIFHKHLQSPEIAEAIDRIKKSIQLKRPAFKQIFIEPLLPPPG, encoded by the coding sequence ATGGCTGCTTCTAAAGTACCAATATACACGGCTCTGATCGCGAACCTGGCCATTGCCATCACCAAGTTTGTTGCAGCCTCTGTTACCGGCAGTTCTGCCATGATCTCGGAAGGTATTCACTCGCTGGTAGATTCCTGCAACGAAGTGCTGCTGTTGTTTGGCATTAGCCGCAGCCAGAAGCCGGCCGATAAAAAGCGGCCCTTCGGCTATGGCAAAGAGCAGTATTTTTGGGCATTCATCGTATCGCTGCTAATTTTTGCAGTTGGTGGGGGCATTTCGCTCTACGAGGGCATTGTGCATATCCTGGATCCGGAGGTGATCGAAAGGCCCTTATGGAATTACGTGGTGCTGGGCATCGCCATCGTGTTTGATGGCATCTCTTTTATCACAGCCATCCGGGAGTTTAACAGGCAGCGCGGAGAGTTGCCTTTCTGGAAAGCTGTAAAGCGCAGCAAAGACCCCAGTACGTTTGTGGTGTTGTTTGAAGATGCGGCCGATGTGATCGGCCTGTGTATTGCCTTTCTGGGCGTGTTTTTGGGGCACGAGCTTCAGAATCCATACTTCGACGGGGCAGCTTCCATTATGATCGGCCTGTTGCTGATCGCTGTTTCGGCCCTGTTGGCCCGGGAAAGCCGCAGCTTGCTGATGGGAGAAAGTGCCGGAAAGGACGAGCTCGACGAGGTAATGGCGCTGGCCAGAGCCGACAAAGCGGTGCTGGACGTAGTGGATGCCCCTTCGATGTACCTGGCCCCCGAGGAGATCGTGGTGGTACTAACGATCATATTTCATAAACACCTGCAAAGCCCTGAAATAGCGGAGGCAATCGACAGGATTAAAAAGTCGATTCAGCTAAAACGCCCGGCTTTTAAACAGATCTTTATTGAGCCGCTCCTGCCCCCACCGGGATAA
- a CDS encoding cold-shock protein, translated as MNKGTVKFFNDSKGFGFIKDENSNQEYFVHVTGLVDEIRENDEVTFELKEGKRGLNAVNVKRV; from the coding sequence ATGAATAAAGGAACAGTAAAATTCTTCAATGACTCGAAAGGGTTCGGGTTCATTAAAGATGAAAATTCAAATCAGGAGTATTTCGTACACGTGACTGGTTTAGTAGACGAAATCAGAGAAAATGACGAAGTTACTTTCGAACTGAAAGAGGGAAAGAGAGGACTGAACGCCGTTAACGTAAAACGCGTTTAA
- the mscL gene encoding large conductance mechanosensitive channel protein MscL produces the protein MGMLKEFKEFAMRGNVMDLAVGVIIGAAFAKIVDSVVNDLIMPLIGAVVGDIDFSNLYVPLSADVPKGLALAEARKLGAVFAWGNFVTVLFSFLILAFIIFLLVKGMNHLMRKKAAAPEVPPAPTKEEVLLTEMRDALRVIASR, from the coding sequence ATGGGAATGCTGAAAGAATTTAAAGAGTTTGCCATGCGGGGCAATGTCATGGACTTGGCTGTAGGTGTGATCATTGGTGCAGCGTTTGCCAAAATCGTTGACTCGGTCGTAAATGACTTGATCATGCCACTGATTGGTGCTGTGGTCGGCGACATCGATTTCTCGAACCTGTATGTGCCGCTTTCGGCAGATGTCCCCAAAGGGCTTGCGCTGGCAGAGGCCCGTAAACTTGGGGCCGTATTTGCATGGGGCAATTTTGTTACCGTGCTGTTTTCCTTCCTCATCCTGGCATTCATTATCTTCCTGCTCGTGAAAGGCATGAACCACCTGATGCGCAAAAAAGCCGCTGCCCCGGAAGTGCCGCCCGCACCTACCAAAGAAGAGGTGCTGCTTACGGAAATGCGTGACGCCCTGCGCGTGATCGCGAGTAGATAG
- a CDS encoding DUF7149 domain-containing protein — protein sequence MRKEVKQNRLTPRKYLSKAFLDLKTDRASMEQFKSALQTLWDSINLNETEEHANNYLCCFIKCNYYDKYRQIQKA from the coding sequence ATGCGCAAAGAGGTGAAGCAGAATAGGTTAACTCCGCGAAAGTACCTTAGCAAAGCCTTTCTGGACCTGAAAACCGATCGCGCCTCGATGGAGCAGTTCAAAAGCGCCTTGCAGACCCTGTGGGATAGTATAAACCTAAACGAAACCGAGGAACATGCCAATAATTACTTGTGCTGTTTTATAAAGTGTAATTATTATGATAAGTACAGGCAGATACAAAAGGCATAA
- a CDS encoding S8 family peptidase produces the protein MANMTFTPKLVYPLAFALAGMLFGCGQEQELAPDATMAEARAAAATADTGMPTITLRARNYIVIASGDALPAGIANKISAANGEVTSLMAEAGLAAVTSADPDFATKAAKISGVRSVIHDFDAHWLDPQARTLDLDETAVDLSAGAAYNTNRYFPLQWGATAIQAPAAWNTGAKGKGVRVAVLDSGFDLKHPDLAANIDVAASKSFVPTEALQFVAVPGKTFSHGTHTAGTIAAIDNNIGVVGIAPEAQLILVKVLRDAGSGSFSWMLQGIAYATQQGADVINMSLGAALPRNGRYLDDNGTPDDTSDDKIITDTKATQELIVAIGKMTTYASRHGVTVIASAGNDGNNGNTDQSLAHIPTGAPNVISISATGPTGWANDILNTNLDKLASYSNYGTSDIDFAAPGGDFVYPTNEIGTVAGVRQYVWALDMVLSLANGGSYTWSAGTSMAAPHAAGVAALIIGKNGGNMDPALVEAALRASADDLGKVGRDPYYGYGRINALKAVSKVK, from the coding sequence ATGGCTAACATGACCTTTACGCCTAAACTCGTTTATCCGCTGGCTTTCGCTCTTGCCGGCATGTTGTTCGGCTGCGGCCAGGAACAGGAACTGGCACCAGACGCTACCATGGCTGAAGCCCGCGCTGCCGCCGCCACTGCCGATACCGGCATGCCGACCATAACCCTGCGCGCCAGAAATTACATCGTTATTGCTTCCGGCGATGCGTTGCCTGCCGGTATTGCCAACAAGATCAGCGCAGCTAACGGCGAAGTAACCAGCCTGATGGCAGAAGCCGGCCTTGCCGCCGTTACCTCCGCCGATCCGGATTTTGCTACAAAAGCCGCTAAGATCTCCGGTGTTCGTTCTGTTATCCACGACTTTGATGCCCACTGGCTCGATCCGCAGGCCAGAACGCTTGACCTGGACGAAACCGCAGTAGATTTGTCGGCTGGCGCAGCTTACAACACCAACCGTTACTTCCCGCTGCAGTGGGGCGCAACCGCCATTCAGGCACCGGCTGCCTGGAACACAGGCGCCAAAGGAAAAGGCGTGCGGGTGGCCGTGCTCGACAGTGGTTTTGATCTGAAACACCCTGACCTGGCTGCCAACATCGACGTTGCTGCCAGCAAATCATTTGTTCCAACGGAAGCCTTGCAATTTGTAGCGGTTCCCGGAAAAACATTCAGCCACGGTACACACACGGCCGGTACTATTGCCGCTATTGATAACAATATTGGCGTAGTAGGCATTGCCCCAGAGGCCCAACTTATACTTGTTAAGGTATTGCGCGATGCGGGCTCCGGCTCATTCTCGTGGATGCTTCAGGGTATAGCCTATGCCACACAGCAGGGTGCTGATGTGATCAACATGAGCCTTGGCGCTGCTTTGCCACGCAACGGCCGCTACCTGGATGATAACGGCACGCCCGACGACACATCGGACGACAAAATCATCACTGATACCAAAGCAACGCAGGAACTGATTGTAGCCATCGGCAAAATGACTACCTATGCTTCGCGCCATGGTGTAACGGTGATCGCTTCCGCCGGAAACGACGGCAACAACGGCAACACCGATCAGTCGCTGGCTCACATCCCAACCGGTGCGCCAAACGTGATCTCCATCTCCGCAACAGGACCGACAGGCTGGGCAAACGATATTCTGAACACCAACCTCGACAAGCTGGCTTCTTACTCTAACTATGGCACGTCTGATATTGATTTCGCAGCGCCGGGCGGTGATTTTGTTTACCCTACAAACGAAATAGGCACAGTTGCCGGTGTTAGACAATATGTGTGGGCCCTCGACATGGTGTTGAGCCTTGCCAATGGCGGCAGCTATACCTGGTCTGCCGGTACCAGTATGGCAGCGCCGCATGCAGCCGGCGTAGCAGCCCTGATCATCGGCAAGAACGGTGGCAACATGGATCCTGCACTGGTAGAAGCCGCACTCCGTGCCTCTGCCGATGACCTTGGCAAAGTAGGACGTGATCCATACTATGGCTATGGCAGGATCAATGCCCTGAAAGCTGTTTCGAAGGTAAAATAA
- a CDS encoding EboA domain-containing protein, whose product MSDLQKYQAEPSRTKSFLLNLLQQNATPEAMEWLQKKLAQLEVSTADKDLYLAFSSVPRYMGKAPLDLTPEQAAEAQTLRKGLTLANWTVDQTARTLLLLALPHDKKDAFVTRIETLFTSADMRELVALYAALPLLPYPDAFKKRAAEGFRSNMGNVFEAVALDTPYPADYLEEEAWNHMVLKTLFVAKPLYRIQGIDKRANAKLAHILSDYAHERWAAGRPVSPELWRPMGPFIDDALLPDIKRLFAQPDPLQQQAAALACSQSTHSGAKALLDEHPQLKERITSGELTWDQIGNELLALQS is encoded by the coding sequence ATGTCCGACCTTCAGAAGTATCAAGCAGAGCCATCGCGCACGAAATCCTTTTTACTGAACCTGTTACAGCAGAACGCCACTCCCGAGGCAATGGAATGGCTCCAAAAAAAGCTGGCACAACTCGAAGTTTCCACGGCAGACAAGGACCTTTACCTGGCATTCAGCTCGGTGCCCCGTTACATGGGCAAAGCGCCACTCGATTTAACTCCGGAACAGGCCGCTGAAGCGCAAACACTCCGCAAAGGATTAACGTTGGCGAACTGGACGGTGGACCAAACTGCCCGCACGCTGCTGCTGCTGGCCCTGCCGCATGACAAAAAAGATGCGTTTGTAACCCGTATCGAAACGCTGTTTACTTCAGCCGACATGCGGGAACTGGTTGCCTTGTATGCTGCATTGCCGCTCCTGCCCTACCCTGATGCCTTTAAAAAGCGCGCTGCCGAAGGCTTCCGCTCTAACATGGGCAACGTGTTCGAGGCCGTAGCCCTGGATACGCCGTACCCGGCCGATTACCTGGAAGAGGAAGCCTGGAACCACATGGTGCTGAAAACCTTGTTTGTGGCCAAGCCGCTTTACCGCATCCAGGGTATTGACAAGCGCGCCAACGCCAAACTGGCCCATATTCTCTCCGACTATGCACACGAGCGCTGGGCTGCCGGGCGGCCGGTTTCCCCGGAGCTGTGGCGCCCGATGGGGCCGTTTATCGATGATGCCCTGCTGCCCGATATCAAGCGGCTGTTTGCCCAGCCTGACCCGCTGCAACAGCAAGCCGCTGCGCTGGCCTGCTCGCAAAGCACGCACTCCGGCGCAAAAGCCTTGCTCGACGAGCACCCGCAACTCAAAGAACGCATTACTTCCGGTGAACTGACCTGGGACCAGATCGGCAACGAACTTCTGGCCCTGCAGTCCTAA
- a CDS encoding TatD family hydrolase — protein MLFIDPHAHMTSRTTDDYERMRQAGIVALIEPAFWLGQPRTEAGSFKDYFSSLVGWERFRASQFGIRHYCTIGLNSKEANNEPLAEKVMELLPLYICKEGVVGVGEIGYDDQTAAEDKYFRLQLDLARENNMPVQIHTPHRDKKTGTIRSMEVCLEHNIAPGMVIVDHNNEETVRDVLDRGFWAAFTIYPNSKMGNERMVEIVKQYGTERIIVNSSCDWGISDPLSVPKTAALMLEKGILEADVRMVCYQNALTAFGQSGQMQESDWLENTEVDQREKFSDNSVLRGGQTPVIGEIESSNDLPSNLIR, from the coding sequence ATGCTATTCATAGATCCCCACGCGCACATGACCTCCCGCACCACGGACGATTACGAGCGCATGCGCCAAGCCGGCATTGTTGCCCTGATCGAGCCTGCTTTCTGGCTGGGCCAGCCCCGCACCGAGGCGGGTTCCTTTAAAGATTACTTCAGCAGCCTGGTGGGTTGGGAGCGCTTTCGGGCAAGCCAGTTCGGTATCCGCCACTACTGCACCATTGGCCTCAACTCCAAGGAAGCCAACAACGAGCCCCTGGCTGAGAAAGTGATGGAACTGCTGCCACTTTACATCTGCAAGGAAGGCGTGGTGGGCGTAGGCGAGATCGGGTACGACGACCAAACCGCCGCCGAAGACAAATATTTCCGGCTGCAGCTGGACCTGGCCCGGGAGAACAACATGCCAGTGCAGATCCACACGCCGCACCGCGATAAAAAAACAGGTACCATCCGCAGTATGGAAGTATGCCTGGAACACAACATTGCCCCGGGCATGGTGATCGTGGACCATAACAACGAGGAAACGGTAAGAGACGTACTCGACCGTGGTTTCTGGGCCGCCTTTACCATATACCCCAACTCCAAAATGGGCAACGAGCGCATGGTGGAGATCGTGAAGCAGTATGGCACAGAGCGCATTATCGTGAACAGCTCCTGCGACTGGGGCATCAGCGACCCGCTGTCGGTGCCTAAAACAGCTGCCCTGATGCTGGAAAAAGGCATTTTGGAGGCCGATGTGCGCATGGTGTGCTACCAGAATGCCCTGACGGCCTTTGGTCAGAGCGGGCAGATGCAGGAATCGGACTGGCTGGAAAATACCGAAGTAGACCAGCGCGAGAAATTCTCTGATAACTCCGTACTGCGTGGCGGCCAGACACCCGTGATCGGGGAAATAGAATCTTCAAACGATCTGCCTTCAAACCTTATCCGATGA
- the eboC gene encoding UbiA-like protein EboC (EboC, a homolog the polyprenyltransferase UbiA, belongs to system of proteins involved in the trafficking of precursor metabolites to an extracytoplasmic compartment so that the biosynthesis of certain natural products, such as scytonemin, can be completed.), translated as MTRTGAYLRLMRPANIITAIADICLGFAASGALLAAPFLTSPTTATDYLQPLLWLILSTIGLYGGGVVFNDVFDAELDHVERPERPIPSGVVTVKGASALGAILLIGGIVAAWQVSVLSAILAAAVALLALLYDWKGKHQNVLGPVNMGACRGGNLLLGVSAVPAAVPQLWYLSLIPIVYISAITMISRGEVHGGNTAALKGAIGLYVLVIGSILCLSLLPDFDLLASLPFLLLFAFLIFPPLFKALPTKAPSLIGKAVKAGILALIVMDASIAAGFAGWGYGLIVLLLLPVSIFIARNFAVT; from the coding sequence ATGACGCGTACCGGTGCTTACCTGCGGTTGATGCGCCCGGCCAACATCATCACCGCCATTGCCGATATTTGTCTCGGATTTGCTGCTTCGGGCGCGCTGCTGGCGGCCCCTTTTCTTACCAGCCCAACAACGGCGACGGACTACCTACAGCCGCTGCTCTGGCTTATACTTTCCACGATCGGGCTATACGGCGGCGGCGTGGTTTTTAACGATGTGTTTGATGCCGAGCTGGACCACGTAGAGCGCCCGGAGCGGCCAATTCCAAGCGGTGTAGTAACTGTAAAAGGCGCCTCGGCACTGGGTGCCATCCTGCTTATCGGCGGCATCGTGGCGGCCTGGCAGGTGTCTGTACTCAGCGCTATACTTGCTGCAGCAGTGGCACTGCTGGCTTTGCTTTACGACTGGAAAGGCAAACATCAAAACGTACTGGGCCCCGTAAACATGGGCGCCTGCCGCGGCGGCAATCTGCTGCTGGGGGTGAGCGCCGTACCGGCCGCCGTGCCCCAGTTGTGGTACCTGAGCCTGATCCCGATCGTTTACATTTCGGCTATCACCATGATCAGCCGCGGGGAAGTGCACGGCGGCAATACGGCAGCGCTGAAAGGAGCCATCGGACTGTATGTGCTGGTGATCGGTAGTATTCTCTGTCTTTCGCTGCTCCCGGATTTTGATCTGCTGGCCAGCCTGCCGTTCCTGCTACTTTTCGCGTTCCTTATTTTCCCGCCACTGTTCAAAGCGCTGCCCACCAAAGCGCCTTCCCTTATTGGGAAAGCCGTAAAAGCAGGTATCCTGGCGCTGATCGTGATGGACGCCAGTATAGCTGCCGGGTTTGCCGGCTGGGGGTATGGGCTGATTGTATTGCTGCTGCTGCCGGTGTCTATATTTATTGCCCGGAACTTTGCTGTAACCTAA